The window CGGGCGAGCGGCATGCCGATGGAGCTGGCGCTCGTCGTGGCGCCCTTGGTCGCGGCGGCCGGCGCCTTCGTCTACGGCTGGTTCGCGGTGCGGCTGTCGGGCGTGTACCTGGCGATGCTGACGCTGGCCTTCGCGCAGATCACCTGGGCCATCACTTACCAGTGGGACAGCTTCACTGGCGGGAGCAACGGCCTCACCGGCGTGTGGCCTGCGGCGTGGTTGTCGGACAAGCGTGTGTACTACTGGCTCACGCTCGCGCTGGTCGCGCTGGGCGTGCTGTGGCTGCGCCGCGTGCTGTTCTCGCCCTTCGGCTATGCGCTGCGCGCGGGCCGTGACTCCGCGCTGCGGGCGGACGCGATCGGTATCGACGTCAAGCGCATGCAGTGGGCGGCCTTCGTCATCGCAGGCGCGGCGGCAGGGCTGGCGGGGGCACTCTATGCGTTCTCCAAAGGCAGCATCTCGCCGGAGTCGCTGAGCGTGGGCAAGTCGGTGGATGGACTGGTGATGGTGCTGCTGGGTGGCATCCAGACGCTGGCGGGGCCGGTCGTGGGGGCTGTTACCTTCACCTGGCTGCACGACACGGTGGCGCGCAATACCGATTACTGGCGGGCGATGCTGGGGGGGATCATTCTTTTGTTGGTGCTGCTGTTCCCGCAGGGGATTGCGGGGTTTGCGAAGCAGCTCTTCGATCGGAAGCGGCGGGAGAAGGATGCGGGCGAGTTGAAGGAGGTGAAGGCGTGAGCACTGTCTTGCTCCCTCTACCTTGGGGTGAGGGCACCGGGCCTTTGATTCGTCCATTGACTTCGATGGGTACGTTGCGCTTGGTTGAAGGTTGGAGCCGGGATGTCGTCCCGGCAGCCGAGTTACTTTCTTTTGCTTCGCCAAAAGAAAGTAACCAAAGAAAAGGCGACCCCACTGCGCGTGTCCCTGATCCGCGAAAAGCTGCGCTCCTCGGCACGCGCAGAGGGGATAGGAACGGGCCATTGCTTCGCTCGGCCACCAACGGCCTCGCTGCGCGAGGCCTGGAACAGGGGCGTGCGTGTGCGCTCGCACGTGAGCACGAGCATGGACATGTCCATGTACATGCGCGTATGCGCGAGTGCCAGCGTGAGCGAGGACCAAGGTCTCACGCCAAGTTGCAAACCACAGAAGGACGCGCCTGCGGCGCGTTGAAGTTCAATCCCCTCTGGCCGCGCCGAGGAGCGGAGCTTTTCGCGGATCAGGGCCGCGCGTGTTTGAGCGAAGCGAGTTTGCGCGGACCCCGCGAAAAGCGAGCACCGCAGGTTGCCCGTAGCGAAGCGGAGGGTCGCGGCCAGCGGGGTCGCCTTTTCTTTGGTTACTTTCTTTTGGCGAAGCAAAAGAAAGTGACTCGGCTGCCGGGACGACGCCCCGGCTCCGGGCTCAAAACCACGGCAAGGTACGAATCGAAGGCCCCGTGCCCTCACCCCAGCCCTCTCCCGGAGGGAGAGGGAGCAAGACCCGCGGGAGCAAGACCCGAGAGAGCAAGAGCATGAGCCTCCTTAAAGTCACAGAACTCGGCAAGTCCTTCGGCGGCGTCAAAGCCGTCGACGGCATCAGCTTCGACCTCGCCGCCGGCGAGCTGCTGGCGCTCATCGGCCCCAACGGCGCCGGCAAGTCCACCACCTTCAACATGGTCAACGGGCAACTGAAGGCCGACCGCGGCTCGATCCTGCTCGACGGCGAAGAGCTGGTCGGCCGCAGGCCGCGCGAGATCTGGCGCATGGGCGTGGGCCGCACCTTCCAGATCGCGGAGACCTTCGCCTCGCTCACCGTGGTGGAGAACGTGCAGATGGCCCTGCTCTCGCACGACCACAAGCTGTTCTCGACCTGGCGCCGCGCCGCCGACCACAAGCGCGAGGAGGCGCTGGCCCTGCTCGACCAGGTCGGCATGAAGGCACAGGCGGACCGGCCCTGTAGCGTGCTCGCCTACGGCGACGTCAAGCGCGTCGAGCTCGCGATCGCCATGGCGAACTCGCCCAAGCTGCTGCTGATGGACGAGCCCACCGCCGGCATGGCGCCCAAGGAGCGCAACTCGTTGATGGCGCTCACCAAGCAGCTGGTGATCGACCGCGGCATGGCGGTGCTCTTCACCGAGCACAGCATGGACGTGGTCTTCGCGTACGCCGACCGCATGATCGTGCTGGCGCGCGGCCGCCTCATCGCGCAAGGCAAGCCGCTCGAGATCCGCGACCATCCGAAGGTGCAGGAGGTCTACTTCGGCAGCGGCAAGACTTTCGAGAAGATCGCGGAGAAGGCGGCGGCGGTCGCTGCGGAGCTTGGGGCATGAACACGGCAGCGGTTGTCCGCCTTCAGGAATTGTCGACATGACCCCCCACGAAACACTGCTCGAAGCCAAGTCCCTGTGCGCCTGGTATGGCGCGGCCCAGATCCTCTACGACGTCGACCTCGAAGTCCGCCGCGGCGAAGTGGTCGCGCTGATGGGTCGCAACGGCGCCGGCAAGTCCACCACGCTCAAGGCGCTGATCGGCATGCTGGCCAAGCGTCGCGGCGCGGTGCGCTTCCTGGGCCACGACATCTCGAAGTGCGAACCGCACCACGCGGCCAAGCTGGGCCTGGGTTTCGTGCCCGAGGACCGGCGCGTGTTCACCGACCTCACGGTGATGGAGAACCTCGAGGTCGGCAGGCAGGCGCCGCGCCGCTGGTCCGACGGCAGCGATGCGCCGCTGTGGACGCCCGAGCGCCTGTTCAAGCTTTTTCCCAATCTCGGCGAGATGCCGCAGCGTCCCGGCGGCCGCATGAGCGGCGGCGAGCAGCAGATGCTGACCGTGGCGCGCACGCTGATGGGCAACCCCTACCTCGTGCTGCTGGACGAGCCTTCCGAAGGCGTGGCGCCGGTCATCGTCGAGCAGATGGCCAACATGATCCTGGAGCTCAAGGCGCAGGGCGTGAGCATCCTGCTGTCGGAGCAGAACATGCACTTCGCCGAGCTGGTCTCCGACCGAGCCTACGTGCTGGAGAAGGGGCAGATCCGCTACCAGGCTTCGATGGCCGACCTGGCGACCAACGAGGAAGTCCGGCGGGCCTACCTGTCCGTCTGAGCCGAGCCAGGGCATTTTTCATCAACCGAGGAGCGAACACCATGCACGACACGCACCGCAGAATCTTTCTCCAGTCCGCTGCCGCCTTGGGCCTGGCCGGCCTGTCGATGCCGCTGTTCGCGGCGGGGAAGGTCAGGCCCAGCGACAAGTCGGCGCTGATCGTGGTCGACGTGCAGAACTGCTTCGTCGACGGCGGCACGCTCCCGGTAAAGGGCGGCGCCGACGTGGTGCCGGTGATCAACAAGTTGTCCACCGCCTTCGAGAACATCGTGCTCACGCAGGACTGGCACACGCAGGGCCACGCCTCCTTCGCGAGCGCGCACGCGGGACAGAAGCCCTTCAGCAGCATCAAGCTGGGCTACGGCAACCAGGTGCTGTGGCCCGACCACTGCGTGCAGGGCACGGAAGACGCCGCGCTGCACAAGGACCTGAAGCTGCCGAGCGCGCAACTGATCATCCGCAAGGGCTACCACAAGGGCGTGGACAGCTACTCGGCCTTCGAGGAGGCCGACCGCAAGACGCCGACGGGCCTGGCCGGCTATCTCAAGCAGCGCGGCATCAAGACCGTGTTCGTCACCGGCCTGGCGACCGACTTCTGCGTGGCTTGGACGGCGCTGGATGCACGAAAGGCCGGCTTCGAGGCTTATGTCATCGAGGATGCCACGCGGGCCATCGACCTCAACGGCTCGCTCGCGAAGGCCTGGAAGGAGATGCAGGCCAAGGGGGTCAAGCGCATCCAGTCGAGCGACATCGAGATCAGCGCATAGGGAGCCCACGAGCGCAATGCAGGAACTCGCCCTGACGGTCAATGGACGCGAGCGCGCGCTGCGAGTGCCCGAGGCGGCGACGCTGCTGCATGTGCTGCGCAACGACCTCGCGTTCAATGGCCCCAAGTACGGTTGCGGACTCGGCCAGTGCGGTGCGTGCACGGTGTGGGTCGATGGGGTGGCTGCGCGGGCCTGCGTGATCCCCGCCCATGGGGTGGCCGGCCGCGCGATCACCACGCTCGAAGGCCTGGGTTCGCGCGACTGCTGGCATCCCGTGCAGCAAGCCTTCGAGCAAGCCCAGGCCGCGCAGTGCGGCTATTGCCTCAACGGCATGGTGATGCAGGCCGCCGCGCTGCTGGCACGTGACCCGCACCCCAGCGATGCCCGCATCCGTGCCGAGCTGTCGGGCAACCTGTGCCGCTGCGGCACGCACGTGGAGATCCTGACCGCGGTGCAGGCCGCGGCACTGCGAATGGCCGGGGACGAGGCGACGTGAGCCTGCGCGCCGAGCAGCCGCGCAGCCGCAGCGATATCCTCAACGCGCACGACGTGCTGGTCGTGGTGCGCGAGACGCCACCGGCGCCGCCCGCTGCGAACGGGCAACCGCCCGTGGTCTTCGGCAATCCCGCCGAAGGCCCCGAGATCCTGCTGGCGCTGTGGAGCGACGGCAGCGCCACCGCGCTCAACGGCCACGTCGACCTGGGCACCGGCATCCGCACAGCGCTCGCGCAGGTGGTGGCCGAGGAGCTCGACCTGCCGCTGGCGCAGGTGCACATGGTGCTGGGCGACACGGCGAGCGCGCCGAACCAGGGCGCGACCATTGCCAGCGCCTCGCTGCAGATCCACGCCATGCCGCTGCGGTTGGCGGCGGCGCAGGCACGCGCATGGCTGCTGGAGCAGGCCTCCGAGCGCTTCGGTGTGCAGCCTTCGCTGCTCGAAGTGCGCGAGGGCCGCATCCATGCCGGCGAGGACGCGGCCTTCAGCGTGCCCTTCGGCGAGCTGGTCTCCGGTACGCGCACGGTGCTGCAGCTCGACGCCGCCGCCCGGCTCAAGGACCCGAAGGACTATCGCGTCGTCGGCACTGCGGTCCCGCGCGTCGACATTCCCGCCAAGCTGGCGGGCGAGACTGTGTTCGTGCACGACATGCGCGTGCCCGGCATGCTGCACGGCCGCGTCGTGCGGCCGCCCTATGCGGGCGCGGACCACGGCGACTTCATCGGCAATACGCTGGAATCGGTGGACGAATCGTCCATCGCCCACCTCCCCGGCATCCGCGCGGTGGTGGTGATCCGCGACTTCGTGGGCGTCGTGGCCGAGCGCGAGGAGCACGCGGAGCAGGCGCTGCGCGAACTGCGCGTGCGCTGGAAGCCCTGGCCGGGACTGCCCGCTCTCGACGACCTCGAAGGCGCGATCCGCGCCAACCCGGCGACGCAGCGCCTGCTGGTCGACGAGGGCCGGGTGGACGAAGCGCTCGCGAACGCGGCCCAGCCGATGCCGCGCACCTATGTCTGGCCTTACCAGATGCATGCCTCGATCGGGCCTTCTTGCGCGCTCGCGCACTGGCAGCCCGAAGGCGAGCCTGGCGTCCGGTTGCGTGTCTGGGCCGGCTCGCAGAACCCGCACGTGCTGCGGGCCGATCTCGCCAGGCTCATGGGCCTGGAGGATGTGGCCGTCGAGGTGGTTCGCATGGAAGCCGCGGGCTGCTACGGCCGCAACAGCGCCGACGACGTGGCGGCCGACGCGGCCCTGCTCGCGCGTGCGGCCGGTGCGCCGGTCCGCGTGCAGCTCACGCGCGAGCAGGAGCATGCGTGGGAACCCAAGGGTGCGGCGCAGCTGATGCAGGTCAACGGCGGGCTCGATGCCGAGGGCGGGGTGGCAGCCTACGACTTCGAGACCTCCTATCCCTCCAACGGCGCGCCCACGCTGGCGCTGCTGCTGACGCGCACCATCGAGCCGGTAGCACAGGCCTTCGAGATGGGCGACCGCACCGCGCGCCCGCCCTATGACTACGAGAACCTGCGGGTCAAGGTCAACGACATGGCGCCGATCGTGCGCGCCTCGTGGCTGCGCGGCGTGTCGGCACTGCCCAGCTCCTTCGCGCACGAGTCCTATGTGGACGAACTGGCGACCGCGGCCGGCGTGGACCCGGTGGCGTTCCGCCTGCGCCACCTGCGCGATCCGCGGGCGGAGGAGCTGGTGCGGGAGACGGCGCAGAAGGCCGGCTGGCGCATGCGCACCGGGCCGCAGGAGGATGCCGACGGCGACCACCCTTCGAGGCGCGCCGACGCGCGCGTGGGGCCGGGCGGCGATGTGCTCTTCGGCCAGGGCTTCGCCTACGCCCGCTACGTGCACAGCAAGTGGCCCGGCTTCGGCGCAGCCTGGTCGGCCTGGGTCGCGGATGTCGAGGTCCACAAGACCACCGGCGAGGTGCATGTGCGCCGCGTGGTGGTGGGGCACGACGCGGGGCTGATGGTGAACCCGGCCGGGGTCGAACACCAGATTCACGGCAACGTGATCCAGACCACCAGCCGGGCCTTGAAGGAGCGCGTGGAGTTCGCGCCGCCGGCGGAAACGTCCGGTGGCGGCGAGACGCTGCCGGGCGTGCTGCCGGCCGGCGTGGTCGCGAGCCGCGAATGGGGCAGCTACCCGATCCTCAGCTTCCGCGAGGTACCGGTCATCGAGGTCGTGCACATGCAGCGGCCGGGCGAGCCGCCGCTGGGCGCGGGGGAGTCGTCCTCGGTCCCGGGCACGGCGGCGATCGCGAATGCGATCTTCGATGCGACGGGGGTGCGGTTCAGGGCGCCGCCGTTCACGCCGGAGGTCGTGCGGGCCGCGCTGAATCCCTCGGTCCCTCCGGACTTGCTCCCTCTCCGTGCGGGAGAGGGTGGGGATGAGGGCACGCGGGCGGTCGATGGTGGCGCCATCGTGCCCTCATCCCCACCTTCTCCCAGAGGGAGAAGAAGCGAGACCGATGTGCCGTGGCCGAAGGCGCGCGGTCTGTGGGCCACGGCCACCGCTCTCGTGATCGGCGTCGTCGGCGTTATCGCGGGGCTCTTGGGCTGGCGCTCCACCATCGCGCCCGTCTCCTTCAGTGCCCCTGTCTACAGCCAGGCCACCATCGACCGCGGCCGCACTCTCGCCGCCGTCGGCGACTGCGCCGTCTGCCACACCGCCCCCGGCGGCACGCCCAACGCCGGGGGGCGCGCGATGGACACGCCCTTCGGCACCCTCTACACCACCAACCTCACGCCCGACCCCGGCACCGGCCTGGGCCGCTGGTCCTTCAGCGCCTTCCAGCGTGCCATGCGCGAGGGCATCTCGCGCGACGGCCACCATCTCTACCCGGCCTTCCCCTACACCGCCTTCGCCAAGACCAGCGACGACGACCTGCAGGCCCTGTATGCCTACTTCATGTCGTTGCCCGCGGTGCAGGCGCCCACGCCCGAGCCCGAGATGAAATTCCCCTTCAGCCTCCGGCCGCTGATCGCCGGCTGGAACGCGCTCTTCCACGACCCCGCGCCCCTGCAGCCGGTCGCGCAGCAGAGTGCGGAATGGAACCGTGGCGCCTACCTGGTCAACGGCCTGGGCCATTGCGGTGCCTGCCACACGCCACGCAACGCGCTGGGCGCGGAGCAGGGCGGCAGCGCCTACCTGGCGGGCGCGGTGGTCGAGGGCTGGGAGGCGCCCGCGCTCACCGGCCTGGCCTCGAAGTCCGCGGTGCCGTGGAATGCCGAGTCCCTCTACCGCTACCTGCGCAACGGCCACAGCCCGCAGCACGGCACGGCCGGCGGTCCGATGGCCGATGTGGTGCGCGAACTGGCCGCAGTTCCCGACGCCGACATCCGCGCAATGGCGAGCTACCTCGCGTCCTTCCATGCCGAGACCGGCGAGGCCGAGGCCCATGCCCAGGCGCAGCGCGCCGTCGCCAGCGCCGCGGCGCGCCAGGGCCAGCTGCTCGGCCCGGCCCAGCGCCTGTTCGACGGCGCCTGCGCCGCCTGCCATCACGACGGCAACGGTCCCACGCTGCTCGGCGCCAACGTGCCGCTCGCGCTCAACAGCAACCTCACGAGTGCGCGCCCCGACAACCTGCTGCGGACCGTCCTCGACGGCGTGCGCGAGCCCGCCTCGCGCGAGGTCGGCTTCATGCCCGCCTTCCGCGACGCGCTGAGCGATGCGCAGATCGCCGAGCTGGCCGGCTACATGCGCGCGCGCTTCGCGCCGCAGGAGCCGGCGTGGAAGGATCTGGAGTCGGAAGTTGCGCGGGTGCGAGGCCGCGAATGAATACGGCTGACCGGAAGGCGAAGAGCGCGAAGGTTCCGCGAAGGATGCGAAAAAGGCAGACAGAATGGCCTTCCTGAATTCTTTCGCGGCCTTCGCGGAACCTTCGCGTCCTCTGCGTCCGGTACCCGACTTCTTGGAGACAGCATGCCCCAGACCCTCGCACCCGCCACCAGCCTCCCCCGCGATGCCGAGCGCGCCGCCCTGATCGGCCGCCTCTGGCAGCCCGATGTCGGACCCACGCCGGTGATGGTGCACGAAGGCGGCCTGCACGACCTCACGCGCCTCGCACCCACCACCAGCCAGCTGCTCGAGCTCGACGACCCCGTGGGCCAGGTGCGCCAGGCCCTGCGCGACAACGACGCGCCGCGCATCGCGGCACTCGATGCGGCGCTGGCCAACAGCGACGAGGCCCGGCGCGATCCCGAACTGCCCTGGCTGCTCGCGCCCTGCGACCTGCAAGCGGTGAAGGCCAGCGGCGTGACCTTCGTCGCCAGCCTCCTGGAGCGCGTGATCGAGGAGCAGGCGCGCGGCGACGCTTCCCGGTCCGAGGCCATCCGGGCCGCGCTCGGCGGCGTGCTGGGCGAGAACCTCGCCGGCATCGTGCCCGGCTCGCCGCAGGCGGCCCAGGTCAAGGAGGTGCTGATCGCGCAGGGTGCCTGGTCCCAGTACCTCGAGGTCGGCATCGGCCCCGATGCCGAGATCTTCACCAAGGCGCCGGTGCTGTCGGCCGTGGGCACCGGCGCCGACGTCGGCATCCATTCGGGCTCGGTCTGGAACAACCCCGAGCCCGAGGTGGTGCTGGCGGTCGACAGCCGCGGGCGCACCTTGGGCGCGGCGCTCGGCAACGACGTCAACCTGCGCGACTTCGAGGGCCGCAGCGCGCTGCTGCTGGGCAAGGCCAAGGACAACAACGCCTCCTGCGCGATCGGCCCCTTCATACGCCTGTTCGACGCGCACTTCGGCATCGACGACGTGCGCCGCATCACGGTGGCGCTGCGGGTCGCCGGACCCGAAGGCTTCGTGCTCGAGGGTTCGAGCTCGCTCGCGCAGATCAGCCGCGACCCGCTCGACCTGGTGTCCCAGGCCATCGGGCCGCACCACGCGTACCCTGACGGGCTGATGCTCTTCCTCGGTACCATGTTTGCGCCCACCCAGGACCGCCATGGCCCGGGGCAGGGATTCACCCACGTGGTGGGCGACCGTGTGACGATCTCGGCACCCGAACTCGGCGCGCTGGAGAACCGCGTCGTGCACGCCGACCAGGCGGCGCGCTGGTCCTTTGGCATCGGCGCGCTGATGCGCAATCTCGCGGGGCGCGGCCTGCTCTGAGCAAGCCCGCGGCGCGGGTTTGTCCCGAGCCGCGCCGGCTTCAACCGGTCGGCGAGCGAATGGACAATGGCCGCATGTCTGCCCCCTGGCGCGTCCCGGCCGTTCCCCACCAGCACACGCTGGACCTGCGTGCGGTGTCGATGCTGCTGGAAGCGCCGCGCGAGGCCGAGCCGACGCGTGCCATGCTGCACTTCCTCAATGCGCTGCTGCCGGTCGACTACATCAGCCTGGTCTCGCACCTGGACGATCCGCCGGCGCTGCTCGAAGGGCATGCCTTCGGGGCGGCGTTGCGCAACGTCACCGGCAAGTGCTTCGACAAGTACCGACGCCATTTCTACCTCTTCGACGACGCGATCCGCATCGCTGGGCAGATGCGTGCGCAGCCGGGTGAGGACGCAGAAGTGACGGCGCTGCGCTTCCGCGCCGGCGAGATTCCCGACTCGGCCTGGCGCCACCGCATTTACGAATGCGAGCACCTGTCGGACCGGCTCACGCTGCTGTTCACCCCAGCCCCGCGCACCGCATTCTCCATCAACCTCTACCGCAGCGAGGCCAAGGGCGCCTTCGCGGCACAGGAGATCGAGCGCGTGCTGGCGGTCGCGCCGCTGTTGCGCCAGGTGCACCGCAATGCGGTCGGTACCGGCGCGGCCGCGCGGCAGATGGCCACGCGCATCGCACTGGCACGGGCCCGGCTCGACGCCCGCGCCGCTGCGCTCAGCCCCCGCGAGCTCGACGTCTGCGCGCGCATCGCCTGCAGCATGACGGCGGACGGCATCGC is drawn from Variovorax sp. PBS-H4 and contains these coding sequences:
- a CDS encoding molybdopterin cofactor-binding domain-containing protein → MSLRAEQPRSRSDILNAHDVLVVVRETPPAPPAANGQPPVVFGNPAEGPEILLALWSDGSATALNGHVDLGTGIRTALAQVVAEELDLPLAQVHMVLGDTASAPNQGATIASASLQIHAMPLRLAAAQARAWLLEQASERFGVQPSLLEVREGRIHAGEDAAFSVPFGELVSGTRTVLQLDAAARLKDPKDYRVVGTAVPRVDIPAKLAGETVFVHDMRVPGMLHGRVVRPPYAGADHGDFIGNTLESVDESSIAHLPGIRAVVVIRDFVGVVAEREEHAEQALRELRVRWKPWPGLPALDDLEGAIRANPATQRLLVDEGRVDEALANAAQPMPRTYVWPYQMHASIGPSCALAHWQPEGEPGVRLRVWAGSQNPHVLRADLARLMGLEDVAVEVVRMEAAGCYGRNSADDVAADAALLARAAGAPVRVQLTREQEHAWEPKGAAQLMQVNGGLDAEGGVAAYDFETSYPSNGAPTLALLLTRTIEPVAQAFEMGDRTARPPYDYENLRVKVNDMAPIVRASWLRGVSALPSSFAHESYVDELATAAGVDPVAFRLRHLRDPRAEELVRETAQKAGWRMRTGPQEDADGDHPSRRADARVGPGGDVLFGQGFAYARYVHSKWPGFGAAWSAWVADVEVHKTTGEVHVRRVVVGHDAGLMVNPAGVEHQIHGNVIQTTSRALKERVEFAPPAETSGGGETLPGVLPAGVVASREWGSYPILSFREVPVIEVVHMQRPGEPPLGAGESSSVPGTAAIANAIFDATGVRFRAPPFTPEVVRAALNPSVPPDLLPLRAGEGGDEGTRAVDGGAIVPSSPPSPRGRRSETDVPWPKARGLWATATALVIGVVGVIAGLLGWRSTIAPVSFSAPVYSQATIDRGRTLAAVGDCAVCHTAPGGTPNAGGRAMDTPFGTLYTTNLTPDPGTGLGRWSFSAFQRAMREGISRDGHHLYPAFPYTAFAKTSDDDLQALYAYFMSLPAVQAPTPEPEMKFPFSLRPLIAGWNALFHDPAPLQPVAQQSAEWNRGAYLVNGLGHCGACHTPRNALGAEQGGSAYLAGAVVEGWEAPALTGLASKSAVPWNAESLYRYLRNGHSPQHGTAGGPMADVVRELAAVPDADIRAMASYLASFHAETGEAEAHAQAQRAVASAAARQGQLLGPAQRLFDGACAACHHDGNGPTLLGANVPLALNSNLTSARPDNLLRTVLDGVREPASREVGFMPAFRDALSDAQIAELAGYMRARFAPQEPAWKDLESEVARVRGRE
- a CDS encoding (2Fe-2S)-binding protein, which gives rise to MQELALTVNGRERALRVPEAATLLHVLRNDLAFNGPKYGCGLGQCGACTVWVDGVAARACVIPAHGVAGRAITTLEGLGSRDCWHPVQQAFEQAQAAQCGYCLNGMVMQAAALLARDPHPSDARIRAELSGNLCRCGTHVEILTAVQAAALRMAGDEAT
- a CDS encoding helix-turn-helix transcriptional regulator, with the protein product MSAPWRVPAVPHQHTLDLRAVSMLLEAPREAEPTRAMLHFLNALLPVDYISLVSHLDDPPALLEGHAFGAALRNVTGKCFDKYRRHFYLFDDAIRIAGQMRAQPGEDAEVTALRFRAGEIPDSAWRHRIYECEHLSDRLTLLFTPAPRTAFSINLYRSEAKGAFAAQEIERVLAVAPLLRQVHRNAVGTGAAARQMATRIALARARLDARAAALSPRELDVCARIACSMTADGIAADLDVAASTVLTLRKRAYVKLGVHDRAELIRLAA
- the pncA gene encoding bifunctional nicotinamidase/pyrazinamidase — its product is MHDTHRRIFLQSAAALGLAGLSMPLFAAGKVRPSDKSALIVVDVQNCFVDGGTLPVKGGADVVPVINKLSTAFENIVLTQDWHTQGHASFASAHAGQKPFSSIKLGYGNQVLWPDHCVQGTEDAALHKDLKLPSAQLIIRKGYHKGVDSYSAFEEADRKTPTGLAGYLKQRGIKTVFVTGLATDFCVAWTALDARKAGFEAYVIEDATRAIDLNGSLAKAWKEMQAKGVKRIQSSDIEISA
- a CDS encoding fumarylacetoacetate hydrolase family protein: MPQTLAPATSLPRDAERAALIGRLWQPDVGPTPVMVHEGGLHDLTRLAPTTSQLLELDDPVGQVRQALRDNDAPRIAALDAALANSDEARRDPELPWLLAPCDLQAVKASGVTFVASLLERVIEEQARGDASRSEAIRAALGGVLGENLAGIVPGSPQAAQVKEVLIAQGAWSQYLEVGIGPDAEIFTKAPVLSAVGTGADVGIHSGSVWNNPEPEVVLAVDSRGRTLGAALGNDVNLRDFEGRSALLLGKAKDNNASCAIGPFIRLFDAHFGIDDVRRITVALRVAGPEGFVLEGSSSLAQISRDPLDLVSQAIGPHHAYPDGLMLFLGTMFAPTQDRHGPGQGFTHVVGDRVTISAPELGALENRVVHADQAARWSFGIGALMRNLAGRGLL
- a CDS encoding ABC transporter ATP-binding protein: MSLLKVTELGKSFGGVKAVDGISFDLAAGELLALIGPNGAGKSTTFNMVNGQLKADRGSILLDGEELVGRRPREIWRMGVGRTFQIAETFASLTVVENVQMALLSHDHKLFSTWRRAADHKREEALALLDQVGMKAQADRPCSVLAYGDVKRVELAIAMANSPKLLLMDEPTAGMAPKERNSLMALTKQLVIDRGMAVLFTEHSMDVVFAYADRMIVLARGRLIAQGKPLEIRDHPKVQEVYFGSGKTFEKIAEKAAAVAAELGA
- a CDS encoding ABC transporter ATP-binding protein, encoding MTPHETLLEAKSLCAWYGAAQILYDVDLEVRRGEVVALMGRNGAGKSTTLKALIGMLAKRRGAVRFLGHDISKCEPHHAAKLGLGFVPEDRRVFTDLTVMENLEVGRQAPRRWSDGSDAPLWTPERLFKLFPNLGEMPQRPGGRMSGGEQQMLTVARTLMGNPYLVLLDEPSEGVAPVIVEQMANMILELKAQGVSILLSEQNMHFAELVSDRAYVLEKGQIRYQASMADLATNEEVRRAYLSV